AAGAGACAACGAAGAAAGAGCGGATCGTCGATAGTGTCGAGTCGCTTAACGCGAGAATGGCCGAGGTACGCGAAGCGCAGCGCAAGTTCGCTCTCTACACGCAGGAGCAGGTGGACAGGATATTCCTCGCCGCGGCTACGGCCGCCAACAAGGCTCGCATCCCCCTCGCGAAAGCCGCCGTCGAGGAGACCGGAATGGGCGTCATGGAGGACAAGGTGATAAAGAACCACTTCGCCTCCGAATATATTTACAACTATTATAAGGACGTCAAGACCTGCGGCGTCATCGAAGAGGACAAGGCATTCGGCACGCAGAAGGTCGCGGAGCCCGTGGGCGTCATCGCCGCGGTCATCCCCACGACGAACCCCACCTCGACGGCGATATTCAAGTCGCTGCTCGCGCTTAAGACGCGCAACGGCATCGTCATCAGTCCCCACCCGAAGGCGAAAAACTCGACGATAATGGCCGCCCGCATCGTGCTGGAGGCGGCGGTCGCCGCCGGCGCGCCGGAGAACATCATCGCCTGGATAGACATCCCCTCGCTCGATATGACGAACACCGTCATGAGGGAGGCCGACCTCATCCTCGCCACCGGCGGCCCCGGCATGGTCAAGGCCGCCTATTCAAGCGGCAAGCCGGCCCTCGGCGTCGGCGCCGGCAACACTCCGGCGCTCATCGACGAAAGCGCCGACATTCAGCTCGCGGTAAGCTCAATCATCCACTCGAAGACCTTCGACAACGGCATGATCTGCGCTTCGGAGCAGTCGGTCATCGTGCTTGACCCTATTTATGACAAAGTAAGGGCGGAGTTCGCGGCCAGAGGCTGCTATCTGCTGAACAAGCGGGAGACGGAGCAGGTGCGCAAGACGATCATCGTCAACGGCGCGCTCAACGCGGCGATCGTAGGGCAGAGCGCCTTCAAAATAGCCTCGCTCGCCGGCGTCAGCGTACCTGAGAAGACGAAGATACTGATCGGCGAGGTCGAAAGCGTCGACATCAGCGAGGAGTTCGCGCATGAAAAGCTCTCGCCCGTTCTCGCGATGTACCGCGCGAAGGATTTCAGCGACGCGGTGGCGAAGGCGGAGCGCCTTATCGCCGACGGCGGCTTCGGACACACCTCTTCCGTTTACCTCAACGCCGTGACAGAACGGGAAAAGCTTGATTACTTCAAGTCCCGTATGAAGACGGGACGCGTCCTTGTCAATACGCCCTCGTCGCACGGCGGCATCGGGGACGTCTACAACTTCAAGACCACCCCCTCGCTGACGCTCGGCTGCGGCTCCTGGGGCGGCAACTCCGTCTCGGAAAATGTCGGCGTCAAGCACCTCATCAACATCAAGACCGTGGCCGAAAGGAGAGAGAATATGCTCTGGTTCCGCGCCCCTCAGAAGTTATACATTAAAAAGGGCTGCCTGCCCGTAGCGCTGCGCGAGCTGAAGGAGGTCCTTGGCAAGAAGAGGGTCTTCGTAGTAACGGACAGCTTCCTCTACAATAACGGATACACAAGGGCGATCACCGACCGCCTCGACGAAATGGGCATCACCCACACCACCTTCTTCAACGTAGCCCCGGACCCGACTCTGGCCTGCGCGCGCGAAGGCGCGGCGGCGATGCACGCCTTTGCCCCCGACTGCATCATCGCGCTCGGCGGCGGCTCTGCGATGGACGCCGGCAAGATCATGTGGGTCCTCTACGAGCATCCCGAGGCCGATTTCATGGATATGGCGATGCGCTTCGCCGATATCAGGAAGCGCGTCTACACATTCCCCAAGATGGGCGAAAAAGCCTACTTCATCGCCGTGCCTACCTCGGCGGGCACCGGCTCCGAGGTGACGCCCTTCGCGGTCATCACCGACGAAAAGAGCGGCGTCAAGTATCCGCTCGCGGACTACGAGCTGATGCCGAACATGGCGATCGTCGACGCAGACATGATGATGAACGCCCCCAAGGGGCTGACGGCGGCCTCCGGCATCGACGCCGTGACCCACGCACTCGAGGCCTACGCGGCGATGCTCGCGACGGAATATACCGACGCGCTCGCGCTGCGCGCGCTCAAGTCTATATTCGAATACCTGCCGCGCGCCTACGACGACGGCCCCAACGACCCCGTGGCGCGTGAGAAGATGGGCAACGCCGCGACGATGGCGGGCATGGCTTTCGCAAACGCCTTCCTCGGCGTCTGCCACTCGATGGCCCACAAGCTGGGCGCCTTCCATCACCTGCCGCACGGCGTGGCCAACGCCCTTATGATAGAATATGTGCTGCGCTTCAACGCCGAGGAGGTCCCCTCAAAGATGGGCACCTTCCCGCAGTACGCCTACCCGCACACCCTCGCGCGCTACGCCGAGGTCGCCGATTATCTCGGCATCAAGGGCAAGAACGACGGCGAGAAGCTGGAGAACCTCATCGCCGCCGTAAACGCGCTCAAAGAGCGCGTCGGCATCAAGAAAACGATCAGGGAATACGGCGTAGACGAGAAGGCATTCCTCGCCACACTCGACGAGATGACGGAGCAGGCCTTCGACGACCAGTGCACCGGCGCAAATCCGCGTTACCCGCTGCTCTCCGAGATAAAAGAAATGTACCTCAAGGCCTACTACGGAAAATAGGAGGAGGATACGAAGATGAAACTTGAAAAAATCATTGCAGTACGCACCTCAAAGACCGTCTTTCGCGACGGGGACAAATGTATAAAGCTTTTTGACGGAGATCACTCGAAGGCGAAGATACTCTCCGAAGCCGCGACGCACGCCAAAGTCGAGGAGAGCGGGCTGCCCGTGCCCAAGGTGCTCGAGGTGACGAAGGCGGAGGGCAAATGGGCGATCGTCTCGGAGTTCATCGCCGGCAAGACGCTGGACCGCCTTATGGACGAGTCGCCGGAGAAAAATGGCGAATATATGGAGCGCTTCGTCGAGGCGCAGCTTAAGATCAACGCGACAAAGGCGCGCGGACTCGAAAAGCTCAAAGACCGTCTCGCCGAGAGCCTCTTCGCGGCGGAACTTTCCTCCTCTACCCTCTACGAACTCCACATGCGCCTCGAATCGCTGCCGGCCGGCGACAAAATATGCCACGGCGATTTCGCGCCGAGCAACCTTATCGTCGCCGACGACGGCAAAGATTATATTGTAGATTGGTCGCACGCGGCGCAAGGCGCGCCCGCGGCCGACGCGGCGAGGACCTATCTGCTCTTCTGGCTCGCCGGGGAGATCGACGGCGCCGACAGCTACCTCAGCCTCTATTGTGAAAAGAGCGGCATCGCCAAAACGGAGATACAGAAGTGGATACCGCTGCGCGCCGCCGAGAGGCTCGCGCGGTGCAAGGCGGAAGAGCGCGAATTTCTGCTCTACTGGGTCAACGTCGTCGACTACGAATAATAAAAGGCAGGTAATAGAGATGATAAAGATCAAAGTCTGTATTGGAAGCGCATGTCACGTAAAGGGCTCACGCCAGGTCGTAGAGGGGCTCCAGTTTCAGATCGCCGAACACTCGCTTAAAGACCGGATCAATCTCGGCGGCGTATTCTGCATGGGCCGTTGCCAGGAGGGCGTCTGCGTCACCGTAGACGATAAGTTCTTCTCCGTCAGCCCGCAGGAGGTCGCCTCGTTCTTTGAAAAAGAGGTACTGCCTCTGACGAAATAAACGATATTTTCCACGCATCGCACGTCGCCCCGCCGAAAGAGACAGCCGGCGGGGCGACGTGCGCCGTTCGGACGGACGAAAAACGGCGGACCTTTATTGACGCGTCTGCCCGGCCCCCGCGTGATATTCGTTTCACAAATCCCCCTCCGAGATGTTACAATAAACGCTGTTAAAATCCTTTTGCAGAGGGGTACGATCTAATGCGTTATGTTGGAACCGTTTCAAGGGGGATACGCCTCCCGGTCGTCACCAGGGGTGCCGATATTGTAAAGATCATATCCGACAGCATAATCAATGCGGCGGAATCGGAGAGAGATAGATTCGTAATGAGGGACCGCGACATCGTCGGCGTGACGGAATCGCTCGTGGCGCGCTCGCAGGGGAACTATGTGACGCTGGACGACATTTCAAACGATGTCGCGGCGAAGTTCCCCGAG
The window above is part of the Cloacibacillus evryensis DSM 19522 genome. Proteins encoded here:
- the adhE gene encoding bifunctional acetaldehyde-CoA/alcohol dehydrogenase, translated to MAKETTKKERIVDSVESLNARMAEVREAQRKFALYTQEQVDRIFLAAATAANKARIPLAKAAVEETGMGVMEDKVIKNHFASEYIYNYYKDVKTCGVIEEDKAFGTQKVAEPVGVIAAVIPTTNPTSTAIFKSLLALKTRNGIVISPHPKAKNSTIMAARIVLEAAVAAGAPENIIAWIDIPSLDMTNTVMREADLILATGGPGMVKAAYSSGKPALGVGAGNTPALIDESADIQLAVSSIIHSKTFDNGMICASEQSVIVLDPIYDKVRAEFAARGCYLLNKRETEQVRKTIIVNGALNAAIVGQSAFKIASLAGVSVPEKTKILIGEVESVDISEEFAHEKLSPVLAMYRAKDFSDAVAKAERLIADGGFGHTSSVYLNAVTEREKLDYFKSRMKTGRVLVNTPSSHGGIGDVYNFKTTPSLTLGCGSWGGNSVSENVGVKHLINIKTVAERRENMLWFRAPQKLYIKKGCLPVALRELKEVLGKKRVFVVTDSFLYNNGYTRAITDRLDEMGITHTTFFNVAPDPTLACAREGAAAMHAFAPDCIIALGGGSAMDAGKIMWVLYEHPEADFMDMAMRFADIRKRVYTFPKMGEKAYFIAVPTSAGTGSEVTPFAVITDEKSGVKYPLADYELMPNMAIVDADMMMNAPKGLTAASGIDAVTHALEAYAAMLATEYTDALALRALKSIFEYLPRAYDDGPNDPVAREKMGNAATMAGMAFANAFLGVCHSMAHKLGAFHHLPHGVANALMIEYVLRFNAEEVPSKMGTFPQYAYPHTLARYAEVADYLGIKGKNDGEKLENLIAAVNALKERVGIKKTIREYGVDEKAFLATLDEMTEQAFDDQCTGANPRYPLLSEIKEMYLKAYYGK
- a CDS encoding phosphotransferase produces the protein MKLEKIIAVRTSKTVFRDGDKCIKLFDGDHSKAKILSEAATHAKVEESGLPVPKVLEVTKAEGKWAIVSEFIAGKTLDRLMDESPEKNGEYMERFVEAQLKINATKARGLEKLKDRLAESLFAAELSSSTLYELHMRLESLPAGDKICHGDFAPSNLIVADDGKDYIVDWSHAAQGAPAADAARTYLLFWLAGEIDGADSYLSLYCEKSGIAKTEIQKWIPLRAAERLARCKAEEREFLLYWVNVVDYE
- a CDS encoding (2Fe-2S) ferredoxin domain-containing protein; this encodes MIKIKVCIGSACHVKGSRQVVEGLQFQIAEHSLKDRINLGGVFCMGRCQEGVCVTVDDKFFSVSPQEVASFFEKEVLPLTK